GTGGTCGTCGGCGTCGACCTGCCGGACCCGGCGATGCGGCTGGAAGCCCCGCTCAACGGCCAGTGGCGGATCGACGGCTGGCCGCTCAGCAGCGCCGACGGCGCGACGAGCCCGGCCGCCGAAGCGCTCGAAGCCACCACCGCCGTCGCCCGCCGCATCCAGGACATGCGCGGCGAGCCGCTGCCGGTGACCACCGTCGTGGCCGTCGGCCCGTACGTCGGCCAGGTCGTGCAGCCGACCGTCGACCTGAACCGCGGCGTCCGCGTCCTGCACCCCAAGCCGACGACCCTCCTGGCCGCCGCGCGGGAACTGGCCACCAGCGACCGGCCCTGCTCGGCCGACCACGCCGCCAAGCTGGTCGCCGTGCTCGCGCCGACCGGCGCGCCACCCGCCCGCCAGCACCTGATCGCCGAGGGCTTCTCCGACGCGGCGGCCGACCTGGCGTCGGCCAGCACCATGCTGCTGCCGAAGGTCACCACCGCCCGGCCTTCGACCGCCCGCAGGCTGCTGCCCTACGTCGCCGGTGTCGTCGTGGCCGTGCTGCTGATCATCGCCCTGATCGCCTCGCTGTCCTCCGGGGACACCGCCGACAGCTCCACCTCCACCACCCCGACCCCGCAGCCGACCACCGTCGTCGTGGACGGCCGCAGCTTCTCGCCGCGCGGCGCGGACCGGACCGACGACTGCGACGGGCACGCGTTCGGCGACGTCCAGGCGTGGCTGTCCGGGCACGTGTGCATGCAGCTGCGCCGCGCGCAGTACGAGACCACAGTGGACGGTCGCCGGGCCGGGGTGGCGATCGCCGAGCTGAACCTGCCCGACGCCACCCGCGCCGCCGAGTTGCACGCGATCGCGTCGAAGGCGGGCGCGGGCGGCATCACCACGCTGGTCAAGGAGGGCCGGAACTGGGAGGGCGGCCCCGCGTCGTTCGACCGCTCGGTCATCCGCGTCGCGCCGAAGGCGGCCCAACTGCGGATCACCCAGGTCGTGTGGGCCGACGGCGAGTCCGACCCGGCCGACCCGATCCTCGCCAAGATCGCCGAGCAGGCCGCGAGGCTCCCCGCTTCCCAGCAGTGACCGTACCCCCGGGCCGTCCAACCCCTGGGCCATCGGGCCCCGGGTCAACGCCCGGTCCGCACCATCCCCACCCCGATCAACCCGAACGCCACGTGCAGCACGATCACCAACCCGGCCACCGCGCACAACATCTCCGTGCCCGGTTTCCCGGTGATCACGCCGAACGAGAACAACCACCCGCCCACCGCGATCCCGAACCCGGTGAACAGCACCGGCTTCGGCACGTGGGCCAGGCACAGCAACGCGCTCGACCGCGCGCGGAACAGGGTGTGCAGCACCACGGGGAGGACCAGGAACCCCGGCAGGTGCACCGCGGCAGGCGGCCAGGACGGTCCGGTCGGCACGAACGTGGTGGCGATGACGAAGGCGCACCAGAGCACCGCGCCACTCGCCAGTACCACCGTTGTCCTGGTCACATCCCGCAGTGTAAACAGCTGAAGCCGCACTTCTGGGTTAAGACGCCCTATGGCCCCGCGCCCGATGGTTCAGTCGGCGCAACCGGCACACGGTCCGCTGACACCACGTATACGCAGCGTCAAAAACCGTTGGCGCACATGCACCTCAGAGCCCGTACGCCTCCAGCAGGCGCAGCCACACCTCGCTGATCGTCGGGTACGCCGGCACCGCGTGCCACAGCCGGTCGACCGTCACCCCGCCCACGATCGCGATCGTCGCCGCGTGGATCATCTCGGCGACGTCCGGCCCGGCGAAGGTGACGCCGACGAGGGTCCGCTTCCGCTCGTCCACGATCATCCGCGCCTTGCCCCGGTACCCGTCGGCGTGCAGCGACGACCCGGCCACCGCGATGTCCAGGTCGACGACCCGAATCTCCAGCCCGGCCTCGCGCGCCTGCGCCTCGGTCCACCCCACCGACGCCACCTCGGGGTCGGTGAACACGACCTGCGGCACCGCCGTGTGGTCGGCGGTGGCCACGGCCACCGTCCACGGCTCCGGGTCGACGGCGCCGCTCACGATCGCCGTGCCGACCGCGCGCGCCGCGTACTTGCCCTGGTGCGTCAGCAGCGCGCGCCCGGTGACGTCGCCCGCCGCGTACAGCCAGTCCACTCCGGACACCCGGCCGGTGTCGGCCACCTCCAGCGCCTCGCCCGCGGTGAACCCGAACCGCTCCACCCCGAGGTCGAACGTCGCCGGCTGCCGGCCGGTCGCGACCAGCAGGTGCGCGCCCGACACCGACGTCCCGTCGGACAGCCGCAACGACACGCGCCCGTCCGCTTGGGACACACCGGTCGCCTTGACGCCGGAGACGATCCGCACGCCGTCCTCGCGCAGCCCGTCGGCGACCAGGTCGCCGGCGAACGCCTCGAACTTCGGCAGCGGCCGGTCGCCGGACACGACCAGCGTCACGTCGGAGCCGAGCCGGGCCCACGCCTGGGCCATCTCGACGCCGACCACGCCACCGCCGAGCACCACCAACGACGAGGGCGCCTCCTGCGCCGAGGTGGCCTCGCGGGACGTCCAGTACGGCACGTCGGACAGGCCGGGCAGCGACGGGACGCGCGGCACGCTGCCGGTGCACACCACGACCG
This genomic window from Saccharothrix sp. HUAS TT1 contains:
- a CDS encoding NAD(P)/FAD-dependent oxidoreductase — translated: MIVIGGGPVGENAAARTAAGGLRTALVEAERLGGECSYWACMPSKALLRPGHALAAARRVPGVPVGDRLDPAEVLKRRNGFTSDWDDAGQVEWAEGAGLVVVRGRGRLAGERRVDVDGRVLTASKAVVVCTGSVPRVPSLPGLSDVPYWTSREATSAQEAPSSLVVLGGGVVGVEMAQAWARLGSDVTLVVSGDRPLPKFEAFAGDLVADGLREDGVRIVSGVKATGVSQADGRVSLRLSDGTSVSGAHLLVATGRQPATFDLGVERFGFTAGEALEVADTGRVSGVDWLYAAGDVTGRALLTHQGKYAARAVGTAIVSGAVDPEPWTVAVATADHTAVPQVVFTDPEVASVGWTEAQAREAGLEIRVVDLDIAVAGSSLHADGYRGKARMIVDERKRTLVGVTFAGPDVAEMIHAATIAIVGGVTVDRLWHAVPAYPTISEVWLRLLEAYGL